CTTCCTGAGCGCGTCCGAAGAGCATCGGATCGCCACCCTTGAGCCGCAGCACCGTGTCATGGCGCGAGGCCGCTTCCACGAGGCAACGGTTGATGAAGCGCTGATCGGTGGAGATGCGGCCGCAACGCTTGCCCACGGCGACCTTTTTCGCCTTTGCTGCCAGGGCGAGCGTCTCGGGATGGACCAATGCGTCGTGAAAGACGATGTCGGCCTGCGCCAGCAGCCGGGCGGCACGCAGGGTCAGCAGATCGGGTGCGCCGGGACCGGCACCCACGAGATAGACCTTGCCCATGTTCAGGCGCTCGTCTCGATGAGGCCCGCCGCGACGGTGTTGTTGCCGGCCTCGTCGATGACGATGAAACTGCCGGCCGCGCGGTTCTCCCGGTAGGGCTCGAATGCCAGGGGCTGCGCCGTGCGCAACGCGATGCGCCCGATGTCGTTGAGCCCGAAGGAATCGGCCGGCTCGTGCTCGAGCGTGTTGACGTTGACGCGATACCGGGGCGCATCGAACAGGCCGCGAACGATGCGGGTGCCGTGCTTGATCAGGTAGCGCCGGCCGCGGTTGAAGGGTTCGGCCCCGAGCCAGCACAGCGTAGCCTCCAGTTCCTTCGATACGATTGCCCTCTCGCGCGCCGCGACCAGCACGTCGCCGCGGGAGATGTCGAGCTGGTCCTCCAACACGAAAGTCACCGACTGGGGAGCATGCGCCCGGGGCAACTGGCCATCGAAAGTCCGAATCTCCCGAATCCGGCTGCGCAGCCCCGCGGGCAGTACGGCAATCTCCTCGCCGACCGCGATGGCGCCCGATTCGATGCGCCCGGCATAGCCGCGCGCCTGCGCCGCGCCGCTCGCGCCCGGACGTGCCACCAGTTGCACCGGAAAGTAGAAGCGGCCGCGCAGGGCGGCACGCCCCACCTCGGCACTCTCCAGGATCTCGAGCAGCGTGGGTCCCGAGTACCACCGCAGCCGCTCTCCCCGGCTCACCACCATGTCCCCGTTCAGCGCCGAGATCGGCAGCACGTCGACCCGATGGAATTCGAGCGCGCTCGCGAACGTCTGGAACGCGCGCCGGATGTCCTCGAACACTGTTTGGGCATAGTCCACGGCGTCCATCTTGTTGATGGCGAGCACCAGGTGCGGGATGCGCAGCAAACTCGCGATGTAGGCGTGTCGGCGCGACTGGGTCAGCAGGCCCTTGCGCGCGTCCACCAGCACGACGGCCAGATCGGCCGTCGAGGCGCCGGTCACCATGTTGCGGGTGTACTGCTCGTGGCCGGGGGTATCGGCGATGATGAACTTGCGCGAGGGCGTGGCGAAGTAGCGGTAGGCCACATCGATGGTGATGCCCTGCTCGCGCTCGGCCAGCAGCCCGTCGGTGAGCAGGGACAGGTCCAGCCCAGCCTGACCGCGCCGGCGGCTGGATTGTTCGAGCGCGTGGAGCTGATCCTCGAGGATCGCCTTGGTGTCGTAGAGCAGTCGCCCGATGAGCGTGCTCTTGCCGTCGTCCACGCTGCCCGCGGTGGTGAAGCGCAGCATGCCGGTGTCGACGGGAGAAAGGCTTTCGATCGCTGACATGGCCGCTTCTCTAGAAGTAGCCTTCTTTCTTGCGCAGTTCCATCGACGCTTCCGAGGTCTGATCGTCCATGCGCGTGGCGCCGCGCTCGGTGATCCTGGTCGCGGCGGTCTCGGCGATGATCTCCTCGGGGGTCGCCGCCAGGGATTGCACCGGGCAGGTGCAGGTCATGTCGCCCACCGTGCGAAAGCGCACCGACAGCGTCTCCACCACTTCGCCGGGCCTGGGCTGCACCAGGTGCGACACCGGCAGCAGCCCGCCCGGCCGGCGGATCACCGCGCGCCGGTGCGCGTAATAGATCGAGGGCACGGCCAGCTTTTCGCGCGCGATGTATTGCCAGACGTCGAGCTCGGTCCAGTTGCTGATGGGAAACACCCGGATGTGCTCGCCCGGATGCACCCGCGTGTTGTACAGGCTCCACAGTTCGGGTCGCTGGTTTCTCGGGTCCCACTGGCCGAATTCGTCGCGGAACGAAAAGATGCGCTCCTTGGCGCGGGCCTTCTCCTCGTCGCGGCGTGCGCCGCCGATGCAGGCGTCGAACCCATGCTGCGCGATGGCGTCGAGCAACGTCACCGACTGGTGCACGTTGCGGCTCTCGAACTCCGAGCGCAGCCGCACGCGGCCCGCCCGGATGGAATCCTCCACGTGTCCCACCACCAGCCGCTCGCCGAGTTCGGCCGCCCGGGCATCGCGAAACGCGATCACCTCGGGGAAGTTGTGCCCGGTATCGATGTGCAGCAGCGGGAACGGGAAGCGGCCCGGGCGGAACGCTTTCTCCGCCAGCCGCAGCAGGCAGATCGAGTCCTTGCCGCCGGAGAACAGCAGCGCCGGGCTGCGGCACTCGGCCGCCACCTCGCGCAGGATGTGGATCGCCTCCGATTCCAGCCAGTCCAGATGCGTGACGCGGTCGCGATCCGCTTGCAGTACGGCGCTCACCGCGTCGCCTCCGCGCTCGATTCCGCCGGCGCGACGTGCAGGCCGCACTCCCTGCTGTCGCGCTGTTCCCACCACCAGCGTCCGGCGCGGATGTCCTCGCCGGGCCGGATGGCCCGAGTGCAGGGCTCGCAGCCGATCGACGGGTAGCCGCGCTCGTGCAGCGGGTTGTAGGGGACCGCGCGCTCGCGCAGATAGGCCCAGACCTGCGCCTCGCTCCAGTCGGCCAGCGGATTGAACTTCGCGATGCCATGCACGCTGTCGGCTTCGCGCAGCGCGAGGCCGGCGCGCGTGATCGACTGCTCGCGGCGCAAGCCGGTGATCCAGGCGTCGCGGCCAGCCAGCGCGCGTTTCAGAGGCTCGACTTTCCGAATGTGGCAGCAACGCTTGCGCAACTCGACGCTCTCGTAGAAGGCGTTCAGGCCGTGCTGCGCGACGTAGCGGTCGACTTCGGCGGCGAGCGGACGGAACACTTCGATCTCGCGTCCGTAGCGTTCGCGGATGCGCTGGAGCAGGGCCAGTGTCTCCCCGTGCAGCCTGCCGGTGTCGAGCGTGAAAATCGCGATCGGCAACCCGGCGCCCAGAATGGCATCGGTCAGCACCATGTCCTCGGCGCCCAGGCTGCTGGCGAAGGCCACGTTGCGGTACTCGGCCACGATCGCCCGAAGGCGTGCTTCGAGCGCTTCGGCGGGCGGCGAGGTCGCGGCGGGACTGTCAGGCCCGGCACCTGCCTCACGGTGCGGAGCTGGCGATGGCCAGCCGCGGGCGTGGCGCCGGTACGCCGGCTGCGGGTCGTCCCACGAGCCCTGGTAGGCATCGGAGAACGGCCGCAGGAAGGCAAGCGCCTTGCGCACGTCCTTGTCGGGGCGCAGGGCAAACGCATCGAACCCCACGCGGCGCATGAAGAAGAGCTGGTCGGGCAGGACGTCGCCGATGGCGCGCAGCTCGCCGCGATAGCCGTAGCGC
The genomic region above belongs to Burkholderiales bacterium and contains:
- the cysD gene encoding sulfate adenylyltransferase subunit CysD, yielding MSAVLQADRDRVTHLDWLESEAIHILREVAAECRSPALLFSGGKDSICLLRLAEKAFRPGRFPFPLLHIDTGHNFPEVIAFRDARAAELGERLVVGHVEDSIRAGRVRLRSEFESRNVHQSVTLLDAIAQHGFDACIGGARRDEEKARAKERIFSFRDEFGQWDPRNQRPELWSLYNTRVHPGEHIRVFPISNWTELDVWQYIAREKLAVPSIYYAHRRAVIRRPGGLLPVSHLVQPRPGEVVETLSVRFRTVGDMTCTCPVQSLAATPEEIIAETAATRITERGATRMDDQTSEASMELRKKEGYF
- a CDS encoding GTP-binding protein, translating into MSAIESLSPVDTGMLRFTTAGSVDDGKSTLIGRLLYDTKAILEDQLHALEQSSRRRGQAGLDLSLLTDGLLAEREQGITIDVAYRYFATPSRKFIIADTPGHEQYTRNMVTGASTADLAVVLVDARKGLLTQSRRHAYIASLLRIPHLVLAINKMDAVDYAQTVFEDIRRAFQTFASALEFHRVDVLPISALNGDMVVSRGERLRWYSGPTLLEILESAEVGRAALRGRFYFPVQLVARPGASGAAQARGYAGRIESGAIAVGEEIAVLPAGLRSRIREIRTFDGQLPRAHAPQSVTFVLEDQLDISRGDVLVAARERAIVSKELEATLCWLGAEPFNRGRRYLIKHGTRIVRGLFDAPRYRVNVNTLEHEPADSFGLNDIGRIALRTAQPLAFEPYRENRAAGSFIVIDEAGNNTVAAGLIETSA